Proteins encoded by one window of Rhodobacteraceae bacterium IMCC1335:
- a CDS encoding vitamin B12-dependent ribonucleotide reductase translates to MKIERNFTKKSADAYAGLEFVTTSSEIKNPDGTVVFSLENIEVPATWSQVASDVIAQKYFRKAGVPTELKRVKEAGVPEFLWRSVAASPSTPITGETSSKQVFNRLAGAWAYWGWKGGYFSTEEDARAYYDEMCHMLATQRAAPNSPQWFNTGLHWAYGIDGPSQGHHYVDYKTGKLVKSKSAYEHPQPHACFIQSVSDDLVNEGGIMDLWVREARLFKYGSGTGTNFSSLRGDGEPLSGGGKSSGLMGFLKIGDRAAGAIKSGGTTRRAAKMVICDADHPDIENFINWKVKEEQKVASIVAGSKMHEAKLNEIFAAIRAWDGSSEDSVDPSKNTSLKSAIRAAKKVAIPETYVKRVLDYAKQGYDSIEFPTYDTDWDSEAYASVSGQNSNNSIRVTDAFLKAVENDADWELLRRTDGSVAKTIKARKLWQDVGHAAWACADPGIQYHDTVNAWHTCPEDGEIRGSNPCSEYMFLDDTACNLASMNLLTFLKDGKFQSADYMHATRLWTVTLEISVMMAQFPSKEIAQRSYDFRTLGLGYANIGGLLMNMGYGYDSAEGRALCGALTALMTGVSYATSAEMAGELGAFPGYKKNAEHMLRVIRNHRNAAQSAVDGYEKLDVKPLPLDAANCPDQSLVELARNSWDQALDLGQKHGYRNAQTTVIAPTGTIGLVMDCDTTGIEPDFALVKFKKLAGGGYFKIINRSVPGALEKLGYSSSKIEEIVSYAVGHGSIGNAPAINHTSLIGHGFGKTELDKIEAALASAFDIRFVFNQWTLGADFCTKVLGIPADKLNDPSFDLLRHLGFSKAEIDAANDHVCGTMTLENAPHLSEAHYKIFDCANPCGKKGKRFLSVNSHIYMMAAAQSFISGAISKTINMPNDATIDDCQKAYELSWSLGVKANALYRDGSKLSQPLAAALVEDDDEAAEILETGSQQEKAAVIAEKIVEKVIVKEIIKSHREKMPHRRKGYTQKAIVGGHKVYLRTGEYSDGALGEIFIDMHKEGAGFRAMMNNFAIAVSVGLQYGVPLEEFVDAFTFTKFEPAGMVQGNDSIKNATSILDYIFRELAVSYLDRTDLAHVAPEGAAFDDLGRGQDDTVQNIQEVTEDAASKSLAVLKKISSSGYLRKRLPEDLAMLQGGSAEVADVGLGATSSAVLVEAEATTPVIATEMDLRSKAKMQGYEGDPCGDCGNYTLVRNGTCMKCNTCGATSGCS, encoded by the coding sequence ATGAAAATTGAACGCAATTTTACGAAAAAATCGGCCGACGCGTATGCGGGGCTTGAGTTTGTCACCACATCCTCAGAAATCAAAAATCCCGACGGTACGGTTGTTTTTTCGCTTGAGAATATTGAAGTGCCAGCGACATGGTCGCAGGTTGCAAGCGATGTGATTGCGCAGAAATATTTTCGCAAAGCGGGCGTGCCGACCGAATTGAAGCGCGTTAAGGAGGCAGGCGTGCCCGAGTTTCTTTGGCGCTCGGTCGCGGCATCACCCTCAACGCCGATCACGGGCGAAACGTCATCCAAACAGGTGTTTAACCGGTTAGCCGGCGCCTGGGCGTATTGGGGCTGGAAGGGCGGCTATTTTTCAACCGAAGAGGACGCACGTGCCTATTACGACGAAATGTGCCATATGCTGGCGACCCAGCGTGCTGCACCCAACAGTCCACAATGGTTCAATACAGGCCTGCATTGGGCTTATGGTATTGATGGTCCAAGCCAGGGTCACCATTACGTGGATTACAAAACCGGCAAGCTTGTAAAATCTAAATCTGCTTATGAGCATCCGCAACCGCACGCTTGCTTTATTCAATCAGTCTCAGATGATTTAGTGAATGAGGGTGGTATTATGGATCTGTGGGTGCGTGAGGCGCGTCTGTTCAAATACGGATCCGGCACTGGCACTAACTTTAGCTCATTGCGCGGCGATGGAGAGCCGCTTTCTGGGGGTGGAAAATCATCCGGCCTGATGGGCTTTTTAAAAATTGGCGACCGCGCCGCTGGGGCGATAAAATCGGGCGGCACAACGCGCAGAGCCGCCAAAATGGTGATTTGTGACGCGGATCATCCCGATATTGAAAATTTCATCAATTGGAAAGTGAAAGAAGAACAAAAGGTTGCCAGTATAGTCGCGGGCAGCAAAATGCATGAGGCCAAGCTGAATGAAATATTTGCCGCAATCCGAGCTTGGGATGGCAGCAGCGAAGATTCGGTAGATCCAAGCAAGAACACTTCTTTGAAATCGGCAATTCGGGCGGCAAAGAAAGTTGCTATCCCGGAAACATATGTGAAGCGGGTTTTGGATTACGCCAAGCAAGGCTATGATAGCATTGAATTCCCAACCTATGATACAGATTGGGACAGCGAGGCCTATGCCTCTGTGTCGGGTCAAAACTCGAATAACTCAATTCGCGTAACGGATGCGTTTCTGAAGGCTGTAGAAAACGATGCGGATTGGGAATTGCTACGTCGTACAGATGGATCGGTCGCCAAAACCATCAAAGCCCGGAAGTTGTGGCAAGATGTTGGACATGCGGCTTGGGCCTGCGCCGATCCGGGCATTCAATATCACGATACGGTAAACGCTTGGCATACATGCCCCGAAGATGGTGAAATCCGCGGCTCTAACCCGTGTTCAGAATATATGTTTTTAGATGATACGGCCTGTAACTTGGCCTCTATGAATTTATTAACCTTCTTAAAGGACGGAAAATTCCAATCTGCCGATTACATGCACGCCACGCGGCTTTGGACGGTGACGCTCGAAATATCTGTGATGATGGCGCAGTTCCCATCAAAAGAGATTGCGCAGCGGTCTTATGATTTTAGAACGCTTGGTTTGGGGTATGCCAATATTGGCGGTTTGCTCATGAATATGGGCTATGGCTATGACAGCGCTGAGGGGCGCGCGCTTTGCGGGGCGTTGACCGCGCTAATGACCGGTGTAAGCTATGCAACTAGCGCGGAAATGGCGGGTGAATTGGGGGCGTTTCCGGGGTATAAAAAGAACGCCGAGCATATGCTGCGCGTGATCCGCAATCATCGGAACGCGGCGCAAAGCGCCGTGGATGGGTATGAAAAACTGGACGTAAAACCGTTGCCGCTGGATGCCGCGAATTGCCCGGATCAAAGCCTGGTAGAGCTTGCCCGCAACAGCTGGGATCAAGCGTTGGATCTGGGGCAGAAGCACGGCTATCGTAACGCGCAAACGACCGTAATTGCGCCCACGGGCACGATTGGGCTGGTTATGGATTGTGATACCACCGGCATCGAGCCCGATTTCGCGCTTGTAAAGTTTAAAAAGCTTGCAGGAGGTGGTTATTTTAAAATCATCAACCGTTCAGTGCCCGGAGCGCTCGAAAAGCTTGGCTATAGTAGTTCGAAAATAGAAGAGATTGTGTCATATGCGGTGGGTCATGGAAGCATTGGTAACGCGCCCGCGATTAACCATACGAGCTTAATCGGACATGGGTTTGGAAAAACCGAGCTGGATAAGATTGAAGCGGCGCTAGCCTCTGCCTTTGATATCCGGTTTGTGTTCAATCAATGGACGCTTGGCGCTGATTTTTGCACGAAAGTGTTAGGCATTCCGGCGGATAAGTTGAATGATCCAAGCTTTGACCTGCTGCGTCATTTGGGTTTCTCAAAAGCTGAAATTGACGCTGCAAATGATCATGTATGCGGAACCATGACGCTCGAGAATGCGCCGCATTTGTCAGAAGCGCATTACAAAATCTTTGATTGCGCCAACCCATGTGGAAAAAAAGGCAAACGTTTTCTAAGTGTTAATAGCCATATTTACATGATGGCAGCTGCGCAGTCATTTATTTCGGGCGCTATTTCAAAAACCATCAACATGCCCAATGATGCTACGATTGACGATTGTCAGAAGGCCTATGAGTTGAGCTGGTCATTGGGTGTAAAGGCAAACGCTTTATATCGCGATGGATCGAAGCTTTCGCAACCTTTGGCCGCGGCGCTGGTTGAGGACGACGATGAGGCCGCGGAAATACTTGAAACGGGCAGCCAGCAAGAAAAAGCAGCGGTAATTGCTGAAAAAATTGTTGAGAAAGTCATCGTAAAAGAGATTATAAAATCACATCGCGAAAAGATGCCACATCGCCGCAAAGGTTATACCCAAAAAGCCATCGTCGGCGGGCACAAAGTCTACCTTAGAACCGGCGAATATTCTGATGGCGCTTTGGGCGAAATCTTCATCGATATGCATAAAGAAGGCGCCGGCTTCCGCGCTATGATGAATAATTTTGCAATCGCGGTATCCGTCGGCTTACAATATGGTGTGCCGCTGGAAGAATTTGTAGACGCCTTTACGTTTACGAAATTTGAGCCGGCGGGCATGGTGCAGGGTAACGACAGCATCAAAAATGCAACGTCGATCCTTGATTATATATTCCGGGAATTGGCCGTCAGCTATCTGGATCGCACGGATCTTGCACATGTGGCACCGGAGGGGGCAGCCTTTGATGATTTGGGGCGTGGACAAGATGACACGGTCCAAAATATTCAAGAAGTCACAGAAGATGCAGCGTCTAAGTCACTAGCAGTGCTGAAGAAAATCAGTTCCTCTGGTTATCTACGCAAGCGCCTGCCAGAAGATTTAGCCATGTTGCAAGGCGGCTCCGCAGAGGTGGCTGATGTCGGTTTGGGGGCTACTTCTAGCGCGGTATTGGTTGAAGCAGAAGCAACCACACCCGTGATTGCCACTGAAATGGATTTGCGCAGCAAGGCCAAAATGCAGGGATATGAAGGCGATCCTTGTGGAGATTGCGGCAATTACACATTGGTGCGTAACGGCACCTGCATGAAGTGCAACACCTGCGGAGCAACGTCGGGATGTAGCTAA